From the Thermoproteota archaeon genome, the window CACTTAAATTACGATTTCAGACAGATCGGTTATGGAAGTAATTGATGTAATCAAGGAAGCATCAAGACGAGTTTATGAAAATGTTAAGGACTTGGCAGGAACAGATGATGCTGCAGGAGATTTTGGAAGAGGTGCAGGAGGAGATATCTCAAGAAACATCGATGTAACCGCCGAAAAAACAGTGCTTGATTATCTAAGCGAGATTAATTTTGAATGCATTGTGTTAGGTGAAGAATGCGGACGAGTTGAATTATCAGACAAGCCAAAAGGGTTCATTATAATGGATGCAATTGATGGTTCTGCAAATGCAGTACGAGGAGTACCATTCTTTTGTTGCTCACTTGCATTTGCAAAGGAGGATAGGCTTAGCTCCATTACCGATGGTGCAGTCACTGACCTCACAAATGGAAACATGTATTGGGCATCAAAGGGAAAGGGTGCATTCCTAAATGAAAATAAGATCAAAGTTCACGGAGAGGAGCCAGTTTACAGAATTGTTGGAG encodes:
- a CDS encoding fructose 1,6-bisphosphatase encodes the protein MEVIDVIKEASRRVYENVKDLAGTDDAAGDFGRGAGGDISRNIDVTAEKTVLDYLSEINFECIVLGEECGRVELSDKPKGFIIMDAIDGSANAVRGVPFFCCSLAFAKEDRLSSITDGAVTDLTNGNMYWASKGKGAFLNENKIKVHGEEPVYRIVGVNASGADAKLLEKLQPIFEKHNHIRHLGANALEMALFARGLMDVFIDLRNKIRIQDIAAGYLIVKEAGGLLLDENLKPLDSDLSYKTRLSFVAASNQKMLDEIMSQMK